One Rhodospirillaceae bacterium genomic region harbors:
- the gluQRS gene encoding tRNA glutamyl-Q(34) synthetase GluQRS: MNMPSPDRAIVTRFAPSPTGLLHLGHAYSALLAENLAKQAAGQLLLRIEDIDPLRCHAEFETAIFEDLDWLGLEWELPVRRQSDHMDTYEEALARLEDMELLYPCFCSRKDIRDEIAAAGGAPHQGPEGPHYPGICRGLTRAEATQRREAGEPFALRLDTHRALSGIKGPLIWRDTDNLEFTARPEQFGDVVLARKDIPTSYHLAVTIDDDLQGVTLVSRGEDLLPSTDVHRLLQELLNLNVPTYHHHPLLNDKDGRRLAKRHKSETIRALREAGNSPEVVRAMAGID; the protein is encoded by the coding sequence ATGAATATGCCCTCACCCGACCGCGCCATTGTCACCCGGTTCGCCCCGTCGCCAACGGGGTTGTTGCATCTGGGTCATGCCTATTCGGCCTTACTTGCCGAAAACCTGGCCAAACAGGCAGCAGGCCAGTTGCTGCTAAGAATCGAAGACATCGATCCCCTGCGCTGCCACGCCGAATTCGAGACCGCCATTTTTGAAGATCTCGACTGGCTGGGACTTGAGTGGGAGCTTCCGGTGCGGCGGCAATCCGATCATATGGATACTTACGAGGAAGCGCTTGCGCGGCTCGAAGACATGGAGTTGCTGTATCCCTGTTTCTGCTCGCGCAAGGATATCCGCGACGAGATCGCAGCGGCGGGTGGTGCCCCCCATCAAGGGCCGGAGGGGCCACACTATCCGGGTATTTGTCGCGGCCTTACGCGGGCAGAAGCCACCCAGCGCAGAGAAGCCGGGGAGCCCTTCGCCCTCAGGCTTGATACCCATAGGGCTTTATCGGGGATAAAGGGCCCGCTCATCTGGCGAGACACAGACAACCTGGAATTCACGGCCCGTCCAGAGCAATTCGGTGATGTGGTTTTGGCTCGCAAAGACATCCCGACCAGCTATCATCTGGCCGTCACCATTGACGATGATCTGCAGGGTGTCACTCTGGTCAGTCGCGGCGAGGATTTGTTGCCCTCAACAGATGTTCACCGCCTGCTGCAGGAATTGCTGAACCTGAACGTCCCCACCTACCACCATCATCCCCTGTTGAATGACAAGGACGGTCGCAGGCTGGCAAAGCGCCACAAGTCAGAGACCATCAGGGCCCTGCGTGAAGCGGGTAACAGTCCAGAGGTGGTCAGGGCCATGGCCGGAATCGACTAA
- a CDS encoding minor capsid protein — translation MTRIFKLSHPIAENVNARPKDVLSAKRFLYDRGFYEPPKWGLTEFPDHALIDAIRDFQRASALRVDGVMKPGGSTEETIRKIQSRARQLQGMGRHGDTLLAHINPAEAMILKAKGGAGTTNPATGLLEFYDADERQGKYIWRTVGDSKVRSSHAELDGKVFSWDDPPEEGHPGEEYNCRCWAEDVEEKKEDKEDCEKIKWEVRAANQRINDLQKPIDNAENNVSKTEDMLEDLKSERNATRLELTAAQASIRLGTKTLIGIVISTAYLTDEIQRLQEKLEEIEHNIGIEKHTLADQKMKLEQLERKCESHRQTAEELSRRYEECVKKQ, via the coding sequence ATGACAAGAATTTTCAAATTGAGCCACCCCATTGCCGAAAACGTAAACGCCAGGCCGAAAGACGTTCTGTCGGCGAAGCGCTTTTTGTATGACAGGGGATTCTACGAACCACCAAAATGGGGACTGACTGAATTCCCCGACCACGCCCTGATCGACGCCATCCGAGATTTCCAGCGCGCCAGCGCATTACGCGTCGATGGCGTCATGAAACCGGGTGGCTCAACAGAAGAAACGATCCGGAAAATCCAGTCCCGGGCGCGCCAGTTGCAGGGCATGGGCCGTCATGGCGATACCCTGCTCGCCCACATTAACCCCGCCGAGGCGATGATACTGAAAGCCAAAGGCGGCGCCGGGACGACGAACCCTGCGACCGGATTGCTTGAGTTTTATGACGCTGACGAAAGGCAAGGGAAATACATCTGGCGAACAGTCGGCGACAGCAAGGTGCGCTCTTCCCATGCCGAGCTTGATGGAAAAGTTTTTTCTTGGGACGACCCGCCTGAAGAAGGCCACCCCGGTGAAGAATACAATTGCCGATGCTGGGCGGAAGATGTGGAAGAGAAAAAAGAGGACAAGGAAGACTGTGAGAAAATTAAGTGGGAAGTTAGAGCTGCAAATCAAAGGATTAATGATCTCCAAAAGCCTATTGATAACGCTGAGAATAACGTATCTAAAACCGAAGATATGCTTGAAGACTTGAAATCTGAAAGGAATGCCACAAGGCTTGAATTAACGGCAGCACAGGCTTCAATCAGGCTGGGGACTAAGACTCTAATAGGAATTGTTATCAGTACTGCATACCTGACCGATGAAATTCAAAGGCTTCAAGAAAAATTGGAAGAAATTGAACACAATATCGGCATTGAAAAGCATACGCTCGCTGATCAAAAAATGAAGCTTGAACAACTTGAGCGCAAATGCGAAAGCCATCGACAAACTGCTGAGGAATTGTCCCGTCGATACGAAGAATGTGTCAAAAAACAATAA
- a CDS encoding HNH endonuclease translates to MSAVLERYPALVLNADFRPLSYFPLSLWCWQDTIKAVFMGRVNVVDEYDQAVHSPSFEMPLPSVISLKDYVPMAKKPAFTRFNVFLRDRFSCQYCGHDFPSENLTFDHVIPRAHGGTTLWGNVVTACAPCNLTKGHQLSKQARMYPLTKPRQPTAWELQENGRGFPPGHLHKSWHDFLYWDAELLQD, encoded by the coding sequence GTGTCTGCCGTTTTAGAACGCTATCCGGCTCTCGTTCTCAACGCCGATTTCCGGCCGTTGAGCTACTTCCCGCTGTCGCTTTGGTGCTGGCAGGATACCATCAAGGCGGTGTTCATGGGCCGCGTTAATGTCGTCGATGAATACGATCAGGCGGTCCATTCCCCCAGCTTCGAGATGCCCCTGCCCAGCGTTATTTCGCTAAAAGACTACGTCCCCATGGCCAAGAAACCGGCCTTTACCCGCTTTAACGTTTTCCTGCGTGACCGCTTCTCGTGCCAATACTGTGGCCATGACTTCCCCAGTGAAAACCTGACCTTCGATCACGTCATTCCCCGTGCCCATGGCGGTACGACGTTATGGGGCAATGTGGTGACTGCCTGCGCGCCGTGTAACCTGACAAAGGGCCACCAGCTTTCCAAACAAGCGCGGATGTATCCCTTGACCAAACCACGCCAGCCGACGGCCTGGGAATTACAGGAAAATGGCCGCGGTTTTCCACCGGGTCACCTGCACAAAAGCTGGCACGATTTTCTCTATTGGGACGCCGAACTGCTGCAGGACTAG
- a CDS encoding HPP family protein, protein MLSFFHRHQPELHCACWIKSGLGAMLGMGFVGWLGVVSGHPFLIAPFGASCVLLFAVPKSPLAQPANVIGGHMLAAAVTLVLRVWLPPDWWAVGIAVGLVIGLMVAFRVTHPPAGATPVVVMLTDPGPMFLLFPIFSGCLVLIAIAWVVHKLPPHTVYPMVYEPDL, encoded by the coding sequence ATGCTGTCGTTTTTTCATCGCCATCAACCTGAACTGCATTGCGCTTGCTGGATAAAGTCCGGCCTTGGCGCCATGCTTGGTATGGGGTTTGTCGGCTGGCTTGGCGTTGTCAGCGGCCATCCGTTCCTGATCGCCCCCTTCGGCGCGTCGTGCGTTTTGCTGTTTGCGGTTCCCAAAAGTCCTTTGGCGCAACCGGCCAATGTGATCGGTGGTCATATGCTGGCGGCGGCGGTCACTCTGGTCTTGCGCGTTTGGCTGCCGCCGGACTGGTGGGCGGTGGGCATTGCCGTTGGTCTGGTGATCGGTCTGATGGTCGCCTTTCGGGTCACCCATCCACCGGCCGGGGCGACCCCGGTTGTTGTCATGCTGACGGACCCCGGACCGATGTTTCTGCTGTTTCCCATTTTCAGCGGTTGTCTGGTGCTCATCGCCATTGCCTGGGTGGTTCATAAGCTGCCGCCACACACGGTTTATCCGATGGTTTATGAACCAGACTTATAA
- the grxD gene encoding Grx4 family monothiol glutaredoxin yields the protein MSDNPTFDRINGEISDTDVVLFMKGTPMFPQCGFSAAVVGALSQMQVKFKGVNVLEDMEIREAIKAFSDWPTIPQLYVKGEFVGGCDIIKEMYEAGELQKMFDDKGIDYQA from the coding sequence ATGAGCGACAACCCAACCTTCGACCGCATCAACGGCGAAATCAGCGACACCGACGTGGTTTTGTTTATGAAGGGCACACCGATGTTCCCGCAGTGCGGTTTTTCCGCCGCCGTCGTTGGCGCACTGTCCCAGATGCAGGTCAAGTTCAAGGGCGTCAACGTCCTTGAAGACATGGAAATTCGCGAAGCCATCAAGGCTTTTTCAGACTGGCCGACGATCCCCCAGCTTTACGTCAAGGGCGAGTTCGTCGGTGGTTGCGACATCATCAAGGAAATGTATGAAGCCGGTGAGTTGCAAAAGATGTTCGACGACAAGGGCATCGACTATCAGGCTTAA
- the rpsD gene encoding 30S ribosomal protein S4, producing MSRRIKSKYKINRRLGVNLWGRPKSPINNRDSRPGQHGQRRRKETDYGTQLMAKQKLKGYYGNITEKKFRRYYAEAVRRRGDTSENLIGILERRLDAVVYRMKFVPTVFAARQFVNHGHVAVNGKKVNIGSYLVQDGDEIEVRKKAHDIPMVLEAVVSSEREIPDYMSVDHKKMKGTFVRQPLLADVPYPVQMEPNLVIEFYSR from the coding sequence ATGAGCAGACGTATCAAATCGAAATACAAGATTAACAGGCGCCTTGGCGTCAACCTGTGGGGACGTCCCAAAAGCCCCATTAACAACCGCGACAGCCGCCCCGGCCAGCATGGTCAGCGACGCCGTAAAGAAACCGATTACGGCACCCAGCTGATGGCCAAACAGAAGCTTAAAGGCTATTACGGCAACATCACCGAGAAAAAATTCCGCCGCTATTATGCCGAGGCCGTGCGTCGTCGTGGCGACACATCGGAAAACCTGATTGGCATTCTTGAGCGCCGTCTGGACGCCGTCGTCTATCGCATGAAATTTGTTCCCACCGTGTTCGCCGCTCGCCAGTTCGTCAACCATGGCCATGTCGCGGTCAATGGTAAGAAGGTCAATATTGGTTCCTACCTGGTTCAGGACGGCGATGAAATCGAAGTTCGCAAGAAGGCACACGACATTCCGATGGTTCTGGAAGCTGTTGTCTCCTCCGAGCGCGAGATTCCCGACTACATGTCCGTTGACCACAAAAAGATGAAGGGCACCTTCGTACGCCAGCCGCTGTTGGCCGACGTACCGTATCCGGTGCAGATGGAACCCAACCTGGTGATCGAATTTTATTCGCGTTAA
- a CDS encoding dioxygenase, which produces MASLPSVFISHGAPTIMLQDCPARVFWRELIENIGKPTSVLCVSAHWETTVPTLSTAQEPETIHDFYGFPDELYQMSYPAPGAPQLAERAQALLNSAGMDCHLDVSRGLDHGAWIPLKEMLPKADVPVTQLSVQAGLGMAYHMALGRALAPLRHEGVLVLASGGAVHNFSAFRPGGDKVPDWALRFDDWLTEILIAGDGAALANYRNEDGALAHPRDEHFLPLGVAFGAGGANARGRALHRGFMDGGVGMSAYAFE; this is translated from the coding sequence GTGGCCTCTTTGCCAAGTGTCTTTATTTCCCATGGTGCGCCGACCATCATGTTGCAGGATTGTCCGGCCCGCGTTTTTTGGCGGGAACTCATCGAAAACATAGGCAAGCCGACGTCAGTCCTATGCGTATCGGCACACTGGGAAACTACCGTTCCGACGCTGAGTACGGCCCAGGAACCTGAAACCATCCATGATTTTTATGGTTTTCCCGATGAATTGTATCAAATGTCATACCCGGCCCCGGGGGCGCCGCAATTGGCAGAACGTGCACAGGCATTATTGAATTCGGCCGGGATGGATTGTCACCTTGACGTCAGCCGCGGCCTTGATCACGGGGCCTGGATTCCATTGAAGGAGATGCTGCCCAAGGCCGATGTGCCGGTGACCCAGCTTTCCGTTCAGGCAGGGTTGGGCATGGCCTATCATATGGCGCTTGGCCGGGCGCTGGCGCCACTGCGTCATGAAGGCGTGCTGGTGCTGGCCAGCGGTGGTGCGGTTCATAACTTTTCAGCATTCCGTCCCGGCGGCGACAAAGTGCCGGACTGGGCCTTACGTTTTGATGACTGGCTGACAGAAATCCTGATCGCCGGGGATGGTGCGGCATTGGCAAACTATCGCAACGAAGACGGGGCGCTGGCCCATCCACGCGATGAGCATTTCCTGCCGCTTGGCGTGGCCTTCGGCGCTGGCGGCGCAAACGCAAGGGGCCGCGCCCTGCACCGGGGCTTCATGGACGGCGGCGTCGGAATGTCCGCTTACGCTTTTGAATAG
- a CDS encoding BolA family transcriptional regulator, with the protein MAMESAEIEKMIKEALPDAQIDIEDLRGDGDHYSARIISSAFAGKSRVQQHQMVYAALQGKMGGQLHALALTTEVPA; encoded by the coding sequence ATGGCAATGGAATCTGCCGAGATCGAAAAGATGATCAAGGAAGCGCTTCCCGACGCACAAATCGATATCGAGGATTTGCGCGGCGACGGCGATCATTATTCCGCCCGCATTATTTCCAGCGCCTTCGCGGGCAAATCCCGCGTTCAGCAACACCAAATGGTCTATGCCGCCCTGCAAGGCAAAATGGGCGGCCAACTTCATGCCCTGGCCTTAACTACCGAAGTCCCGGCTTAA
- a CDS encoding YtoQ family protein, whose product MNEEGLSVYLSGEIHTDWREQIKAGIEAAGLDIELLSPITDHASSDDCGVEILGAETDDFWKDKKGSGINAIRTRTMIERADVVVVRFGDKYKQWNAAFDAGYAVAMGTPLVTLHDPAINHPLKEVDGAALAVAETPEQVVRILKYVMTGVL is encoded by the coding sequence ATGAACGAAGAAGGATTAAGCGTTTACCTGTCTGGTGAAATTCACACCGACTGGCGCGAGCAAATTAAAGCGGGCATCGAGGCGGCCGGGCTGGACATTGAACTGCTTTCGCCGATCACCGATCACGCCAGCAGCGATGATTGCGGTGTCGAGATTCTGGGGGCCGAGACGGACGACTTCTGGAAAGATAAAAAGGGATCAGGCATCAACGCCATCCGCACCCGCACCATGATCGAGCGCGCCGATGTGGTCGTCGTGCGCTTTGGTGATAAATACAAGCAGTGGAACGCCGCCTTCGACGCCGGTTACGCGGTCGCCATGGGAACGCCACTTGTCACCCTGCACGATCCGGCCATCAACCACCCTTTGAAAGAAGTCGACGGGGCAGCGTTGGCCGTAGCGGAGACGCCCGAACAGGTGGTGCGGATCTTAAAATACGTGATGACCGGCGTTCTATAA